The DNA window AGCAGTTCTTCGCGCCGTGTGCTGCTCGCGCGAATATTGATGGCGGGAAACAGGCGTTCCTCCGCCAGGCTGCGATCGAGCATCAGCTCCATGTTGCCCGTGCCTTTGAACTCTTCGAAAATGAAATCGTCCATGCGCGAACCGGTGTCCGTGAGAATCGTGGCAATGATGGTGAGCGAACCGCCGTTTTCGATTTTGCGCGCGGCGCCAAAGATTTTTTTGGGAATTTCCAGGGCGCGCGCGTCCAGCCCGCCGGTCATCATGCGGCCGCTGCTTTGCTGGCCGGCATTGAAGGCGCGGCCCGTGCGGGTGAGCGAGTCGATCAGCAGCACGACGTCGGCGCCGGTTTCGGTTTGACGTTTGACGAATTCCAGCACCAGCTTGGCCAAACGCAAATGATTGCCGAGATTGTCATCATAGCTGCTCGAAAAAACATTGCCGCGAATGCTGCGCCGGAATTCCGTTACCTCCTCGGGGCGCTCATCCAGCAACAGCACATAAAGCTGATGTTGCGGGTGATTGTGCGCGATCGCCGCAGCAATGTTTTGCAGCATCATCGTTTTGCCGGAGCGCGGTGGCGCGACGATCAGCGCGCGTTGGCCCTCGCCGAGCGGCGCGAACAAATCAATGAGGCGTTCTGTGGCGCCCTTGGAGTCGCGTTCCAGCGCCAAATGTTTTTGGGGAGAGATGGCGGGAAGATCCTCGAAGCGCGGCAGCGCATGCCAGGCTTCAGGCTTCAGGCCATGAATTGTTTGCACCGAGAGCGCGCGTACCTTGCCTGCCTTGTCTGTTTCCGTGTTCACTTCCATCTCAACACCGGCGAGCAAGCGATTTTCAATAATTAATGGCGGCGGGATGAAAACATCGTTGGGGAGACGGGAGAGATTGCTTTTGATTTGCCGCAGAAAGCCGAAGCTTTTCGGCTCGATTTCGAGGACACCAGAAATGAGATTTGACATGATTCCTTTAAAATGGTTGAGTGGAAGCGCGAATCACGAAAACTAACCCGCGTCTTCGCGCGCTTGATCAAATAAATCCTTCAGGCCAAAGCGCTGCGCTTGCGCGGAGAGATAGGCAAAATCCAGCTTCTCGCCCTGTACTTTGAGCACGCCGAGCACATCGCGCCATTGCGTTTCAGACACTTCGCCGCCAAAGCGAAACCAACGCAGTTTCGCCAGAATAACATCCTCTGCGCTCGCGAGCCAGACTTCGCCGGCGCCAATATCGTTGAGCCGGCGCCGCGCAAAAGCATCGATTTCAAGATCGTCATCATCGGAAATAGGATAAAAATCAATTTTGAAGGCGGTGTCCACGTGAATCATGTTGAAGGCGCGCCGGCCCTGCAACGCGGTCTGAATGGCGCCAGCACTGATGACAAATTCATTCTCAAAAGCTTGAACGAGCTTGGGAATATGAAAAGGGAAAATACGGATGACGAGATCGGCATCATTGGTCAAGCGCGGTTCCCCGTAAATAATACTGGCAACGCCGCCGCTGATGTAGTAAGGAATTTTGAGATGATCAAGTTGCCGAATTGCCAAAGCAATAATTTGTGGCTCTGTCATATCCCCCTCCAAATTTTGTGACACGGATTTTCCATGGGCAAAAATTTTATCAGCCGGCTCTCGTCCAAGACGACGAATATAAAATTGGTGATACAGCTCGCGCTTCGAAGCCTGAGGATTTTGTAAGCGCAGCCCGCTGAATATGAGATTTTTCACCAATTGTCCCAAACCCGTGAGGCTTTTTAGCTTTTTTGCGGGTGTCTGTTGCCGCCACAGGTTGATCAACTGTGTTTCAACTTCGGGAGACGTGTCTTTCGCTAAAGTACGCATTGTGATGCGAGTGTAGAAACGATTCGTGATTCCGTATTGTCGCATTATACTAAAAAGTCGATAAGACGCCAAGCTTTTTCTTCGACGCAGGCCGCCAAGATTTTGCAGTTCGATAGAAAGAATTTGCTTTTCAGAAGAGGTTTTGTGTAAATCAACCTGTTACCCATCATGAAAAAACTTAGGAGATTCTGATGAAGAATGTATGGCTCGGTTTTCTTCTGAATATATGTGCTGTTGCCGCCGTACTTGCCCAAAACTTAAACGAAAATGCTGTTTTGCTCGGCCAGCTCGCGCCGCGCGGCCTGAACGGTTATAATGATATTTGGGGTTATACCGCGAACGGGCGGGAGTATGCCCTGCTTGGCCATACCACGGGCACGAGCATCGTTGACGTGACCGCGCCGTCGGCGCCGCAAGAGGTTGCTTTCATTCCCGGCCCCAATTCCCTCTGGCGCGACATTAAAACCCATTTGCAGTATGCCTACGTGACAAATGAAACCTCGAGCGGCTTGCACATTATCGATCTGCAAAACCTTCCGAATGCTGCTGCCGCAGTGGGTTATAACAGCGCCACATTTCAAGCCGCACACAATTTATACATCGACAACGGTTATGCGTATATTGCCGGCAGCAATACGACGCGTGGATGCAACATTTTGAGTTTGAGCAATCCGACCAGCCCGGTGGAAGTGGGTCGATGGAACTCCAATTACTGGCATGATGTGATCGTAAAAAATGACACGATTTACGGCTCCGCCATGGGCGGCCCAAATGGCATCGATATCGTTGATGGCCGCAACAAGGCGCAGCTTCAATTGATTTCGCGCACGCAGTTTCCCAACGCGTTTACACACAATATTTGGATGACGGCCGATAACAAATATATCGCGCAAACCGATGAGGTGTGGGATTTGCCGGTTAATTTTTGGGAGGTGACGAATGCCTCATCGCCCCGGCTTGTGGCAACTTATACAGCCGGCCCGCGGTCCATTGCTCACAACGCGCATATCCGCGATGATTTTGCTTTCATTAGTTATTACTACGACGGGTTGAAAATCATTGATATCACGCAGCGCAACATCCCAATCGAGGTCGCAAACTACGATACTTATCCGGATGATAATTTGCAGCGCGGCCGTGATTACGAAGGCGCCTGGGGCGCTTATCCGTTTTTACCTTCCGGCAATGTTTTGGTATCCGACATCAAGTACGGTTTATTCGTGGTGCAGTTCAACAATATTAAGGCGGGCTTCCTTTCCGGAACAATCACGCGTGCCGGCGACGGCAGCCCTGTCTCCGGCGTGAAGGTAGAGTTGTTGCATCCGTTTGCGGGTGAAGGCAAAACGACTTTTGCGGGCGGCTCGAGTGAGCGGTATTTGTTTGGCGCAAAACCTGGCGTGCGCCATTTCAAATTCAGCAAGTTTGGATTTGAAGATTTCGTTTTGTCGGATTTCACGATTCAAAGCGGCGTGACGCACGAACAAGATATTATCATGACGCCCAAGCCAAGTGGCGTGCTTGCGGTAGCGGTCAAGTTGCGCAATGGCCAGCCGGCGCCCAATGCGCGTGTGATTATGACGACTGGCGAAAATCGTTTCGAAACGAAAACGGATCAAAACGGCATCGCCAGTTTGACCTTGCCGTTTGCAACGTATGACGTCGCGTTACGGCAATGGGGCTATTTGCCCAAAGTGCAATCCGTCAACCTGTCCACGACTGCGGGTACGCCGGTTGATTTGATCACCGACTATGGATATGTTGAAAACTTCACGGAGGCCGAGCCCTGGACGTTAAGCGAGCCGAACGATGACTCACTTTATCCCTGGGAAATTTTGCCCGCAGCAGATAGTCCTTATCTTGGCCGTTTGCCGGGAACGGATCACACCGGTGACGAGGCGGGCATGGCCGCGATCACACGCGCGCGCTTTGGCCGTTCGACGCTCACCTCGCCGATGATGGACGCCTCGGTTCTGCAAAATCCGTTTTTGCGGTTTGCGAGAATATACAATCCTTATGCCTGGCAAACCTCGCAAGCAAACGACACGCTGCACGTGATGTTGTCTAACGATAACGGCGTCACGTGGCGAACGATTTTCAGCTATGCTCGTGTCGATCTCAATTGGCGCGAAGAAACTTTCCGCATTGCAGACTATCTCGCGCCGAGCGCGCACATGCGGGTGCGCTTTGTTAACCATGAAGGCCTGGATGCTGCCGGCGCGCTGCGCGCTTCGGCGTTTGGCATGATCGATGATGTCAAGCTTATCTCGGAGAACGCGCTTGAGG is part of the Cytophagia bacterium CHB2 genome and encodes:
- a CDS encoding choice-of-anchor B family protein — translated: MKNVWLGFLLNICAVAAVLAQNLNENAVLLGQLAPRGLNGYNDIWGYTANGREYALLGHTTGTSIVDVTAPSAPQEVAFIPGPNSLWRDIKTHLQYAYVTNETSSGLHIIDLQNLPNAAAAVGYNSATFQAAHNLYIDNGYAYIAGSNTTRGCNILSLSNPTSPVEVGRWNSNYWHDVIVKNDTIYGSAMGGPNGIDIVDGRNKAQLQLISRTQFPNAFTHNIWMTADNKYIAQTDEVWDLPVNFWEVTNASSPRLVATYTAGPRSIAHNAHIRDDFAFISYYYDGLKIIDITQRNIPIEVANYDTYPDDNLQRGRDYEGAWGAYPFLPSGNVLVSDIKYGLFVVQFNNIKAGFLSGTITRAGDGSPVSGVKVELLHPFAGEGKTTFAGGSSERYLFGAKPGVRHFKFSKFGFEDFVLSDFTIQSGVTHEQDIIMTPKPSGVLAVAVKLRNGQPAPNARVIMTTGENRFETKTDQNGIASLTLPFATYDVALRQWGYLPKVQSVNLSTTAGTPVDLITDYGYVENFTEAEPWTLSEPNDDSLYPWEILPAADSPYLGRLPGTDHTGDEAGMAAITRARFGRSTLTSPMMDASVLQNPFLRFARIYNPYAWQTSQANDTLHVMLSNDNGVTWRTIFSYARVDLNWREETFRIADYLAPSAHMRVRFVNHEGLDAAGALRASAFGMIDDVKLISENALEVSAPEGTLPARVTLFQNYPNPFNPATIIRWHQPHAGAAEILIFNVLGQRLASFKPSETAAGLRQIEIDFSHNPSGIYFYQVKVAETYSEIKKMVLAK
- a CDS encoding transcription termination factor Rho: MSNLISGVLEIEPKSFGFLRQIKSNLSRLPNDVFIPPPLIIENRLLAGVEMEVNTETDKAGKVRALSVQTIHGLKPEAWHALPRFEDLPAISPQKHLALERDSKGATERLIDLFAPLGEGQRALIVAPPRSGKTMMLQNIAAAIAHNHPQHQLYVLLLDERPEEVTEFRRSIRGNVFSSSYDDNLGNHLRLAKLVLEFVKRQTETGADVVLLIDSLTRTGRAFNAGQQSSGRMMTGGLDARALEIPKKIFGAARKIENGGSLTIIATILTDTGSRMDDFIFEEFKGTGNMELMLDRSLAEERLFPAINIRASSTRREELL